GGCCGCCACCAAGGATCGGGCTGGACGACCCAGACGACGGCGATCGCCGCCACGATCCAACTGCTCGCCCAGACGCTGATCAGACTGGTGACATAGATCCCGGGATAGCGCAGCTCGCTGCGTCCGACAGCCGACAGCCCCGCGATCGTCGTCATCAGAGCGACGATCGCCAGCACCGCAGCGGGTTGATTGACGGTAAAGATCCACTGCAGCACATATCCGACCAGGATCAATTGCAGCGTCAGCCGGACCGAAGCGACAAGGAACCGTTTGCCCAAATCCAACCGCAGAGCCAGCGAGACCGCTGCGTTGATAAGGATCAGACTGGCGGCGATCGCGACCTGCCACCAAGCCAGATCGATGTAGGCGGTTGTCGCGGCCAGCGGGAAATCAAATGGCAGATTGGACATCGGCGGCTCGAATATTGGAGGAGGCGTTGGAGTCGAGGATTCAGCCGAAGATGCCCGCGATCGGCTGAAGGCTCGACTCCAGCGGGCGGGCCTACACCAAACCGCCAGCTCGCTCTAACATGATGGAAATGTTACCACTGGAAGAACTCGCCGCCTTTGCTGCCGTTGTCTGTCTGGGCATCTTCGTCCAATCGGCGACCGGTTTTGCTGGCGGGCTGGTCATCATGCCATTGATGTTATGGGCTGGCCAGGGGATCCCCGAAACGCAGGCGGCGCTGCTGGTCGCGACCACGCCACAAAACGCGTGGGGCCTGTGGCAGTACCGCCAAACGGTGCAACTGAAAGAGTTTGCCTTTCCGGCGACGCTGCGGATGGCGTCGCTGCCGGTCGGGATCGCGGTCCTCTCGTTGATCGATGGCTTCCCGGTCCAATTCATGCGTCAATTGATCGGGGCGGTCGTCATCCTGTGCGTGATGATGCTGCTGATCTTCCGCCCCACGCCGCGCGAACATCTGCACGTCGGCTGGACCTGGCTCGCCTTCTTGTCGTCGGGCTTCTTCCAAGGCTGCACCGGAACGGGCGGCCCGATGATGGTCCTGTGGGTGCAGGCCCACGACTGGAGCACCAAGCGGACGCGAGCGTTTCTGTTCACGATGTATCTGGTCTCGATGCTCCCCGCCTGGGGCCTGCTGTACTACTGGTTCGGCCAGCGGATCATCAACCCATCGCTGACGGCGATGGCGATCATCCCACTGTTGCTGGTCGCGACCTGGATGGGGCTGCACGTCGGCACGTGGCTGGGTCGGCACCGGTTGCGACGCGTGACGATGTGCGTGCTGTTGGTCGTCGGGCTGGTGGGGCTGCTGTCACCGCTGTTCAGTCCCGCCCGGAGCGCGGAGACCTCTGCCACGACAAACGCCAACGCGAACTAGTGGTTTGTCAAACTTTGATTTTAGGACTGTTGGTAGTGACCAGGTCACGAGTCCCCATAATCTCTGGCGCGAAAGGACTCGTGACCTCCTGTTGATTACCCACAAGTCGCCGCAAAAATAGCTCGTTTTGGCACGGTATTTGCGCTTGTAGTATTTCATTTTGCACAATGAAATCTCAAGGTGAAAGCATGCAACCGACCAGTATCGCATACGAATTTCAAGATATTCAACTTGGAGACAAACGTCTCAACGATCGAGCCGAAGCGTTGCTCGCCTCGCTGGCGGCCAACCCTTCGGCCAGTATCAACGAAGCTTGCAGTGGCTGGGACGAAACCAAAGCCGCCTACCGTCTATTCGATAACCCCAACGTCGATCCCGAAGCCATTCTCGGGGCTCACGCTGAAAAGACACTCCAACGAATCAAAGCCCAAGACACCGTTTGCATCGCACAAGATACCACCGAACTGGACTACACCGCGCATCCGCCCGGAGGCGTCCGCAATCTCGATCGCTTAGGCCGCCGTGGACTTTACGATCATTCCCACATCGCCTTCACGCCGGAGAAACTTTGTCTCGGGGTGGTCGGTGTTAAGTTCTACGATCGCGACAAAGAAGCGCTCGGCACCAGCAAGAAGCGAGAAGGCCAACCCCTACACACCGGCGAAGGGCAACGATGGCTCGATGGTTACCGCAAGGCCTGCGAGATCGCCGGAAAATGTCCTGAAACTCAGATCGTTTCGCTGGCCGATCGCGAAGGAGACATCTACGACATTTTCGTCGAAGCCGATCAGCATGAAACACCGGCTCAGTTCGTCATTCGCTCGCAGCGAAAACGCTCGTTGCCGGAGAAAGACCCCGATGGCGGGCCTGCGGCTTATAAGAAAATGCGTGCCGAAATCGCATCCGCCCAGCCGGTCGCTTACCGCGAAGTCCAGCTTCCCCAAACGCCCGAGCGAACCAAAGGATCAGGAAACAAACAACACCCCGGCCGTGAAGCACGCACTGCGAAGTTAGAAATTCGAGCGAAGCGGATGACTCTTCGTGCGCCACACAACAAGCAGTCTTCGATGCCGCCGGTCGAGATCAGTGTCGTTTGGGTGAGCGAGATCGATGGCCCAGGCGACGGAACCGAAGTCGACTGGCTGTTACTGAGTTCTCTGCCGGTCGACACGATTTCCCAGACGCTGCGGATTGTGGATTTGTATGTGGCTCGTTGGCCAATCGAAGTATTCTTTCGAGTTTTCAAAACTGGCTGCCGGGTCGAAGAGATTCAACTCGAAGCGAGAGACCGACTGATCCGCGCGTTGATGTTTTACAAAGTGATCGCATGGCGGATCATGTTTGTGACCTTCTTAGGCCGCGAGTGTCCAGAGCTTCCCTGTGATGTCGTCT
Above is a genomic segment from Rosistilla ulvae containing:
- a CDS encoding sulfite exporter TauE/SafE family protein, translating into MLPLEELAAFAAVVCLGIFVQSATGFAGGLVIMPLMLWAGQGIPETQAALLVATTPQNAWGLWQYRQTVQLKEFAFPATLRMASLPVGIAVLSLIDGFPVQFMRQLIGAVVILCVMMLLIFRPTPREHLHVGWTWLAFLSSGFFQGCTGTGGPMMVLWVQAHDWSTKRTRAFLFTMYLVSMLPAWGLLYYWFGQRIINPSLTAMAIIPLLLVATWMGLHVGTWLGRHRLRRVTMCVLLVVGLVGLLSPLFSPARSAETSATTNANAN
- a CDS encoding IS4 family transposase yields the protein MKSQGESMQPTSIAYEFQDIQLGDKRLNDRAEALLASLAANPSASINEACSGWDETKAAYRLFDNPNVDPEAILGAHAEKTLQRIKAQDTVCIAQDTTELDYTAHPPGGVRNLDRLGRRGLYDHSHIAFTPEKLCLGVVGVKFYDRDKEALGTSKKREGQPLHTGEGQRWLDGYRKACEIAGKCPETQIVSLADREGDIYDIFVEADQHETPAQFVIRSQRKRSLPEKDPDGGPAAYKKMRAEIASAQPVAYREVQLPQTPERTKGSGNKQHPGREARTAKLEIRAKRMTLRAPHNKQSSMPPVEISVVWVSEIDGPGDGTEVDWLLLSSLPVDTISQTLRIVDLYVARWPIEVFFRVFKTGCRVEEIQLEARDRLIRALMFYKVIAWRIMFVTFLGRECPELPCDVVFSEAEWKSVWKVVKKTAPPKQAPELSQFIPVLATLGGYNHREGDGPPGAEVIWRGTRRMLDFALCWQAFGPDQ